From the Sebastes fasciatus isolate fSebFas1 chromosome 3, fSebFas1.pri, whole genome shotgun sequence genome, one window contains:
- the gcgrb gene encoding glucagon receptor isoform X1 produces MSQVCLLLALLMLCSCTKVSSTNSLELVKEQWSGYRNQCLDYINTTPPAAGLVCNRTFDLYACWPDGLPGTTVNVSCPWFLPWYRKVQQGLVYRVCNEEGQWAPKNTSECEDDPGEQQYGRILSQLRIMYTVGYSLSLGALLLALGILITFRKLHCMRNNIHMNLFASFILRAVSILVKDALLTLTLDTRSSGDNRTQAWINIPAVTWCRGALVMMQYSVMANNYWLLVEGIYLHSLLVITVFSERKYFYIYLTIGWGAPLIFVLPWITVKYLYENDECWERNINMGYWWIIRSPILFAYLINFFIFIRIIKILMSKLRAHQMRYTDYKFRLAKSTLTLIPLLGIHAILFTFVIDESVPKGSMLRLIRLFCDLLFNSFQGLLVAILYCFVNKEVQSEMLKKWKRWKLGKDIDEEYRHTHSHTPHVKSGSIATSNLPYLHDNNGSEPSGDSPPLNKADGDPSCSAAPEENRRLVVSYSNGTGKGGPAKSRHALQFSFLPRRGAGSHVSTATEDVCLEERMQGRTYPLEGEETNV; encoded by the exons ATGTCCCAGGTGTGTCTCCTCTTGGCCTTGCTTATGCTCTGCAGCTGCACAAAG GTCTCCTCTACTAACTCCCTGGAGCTTGTGAAGGAGCAGTGGAGCGGCTATAGAAACCAGTGCCTGGACTACATCAACACCACGCCCCCCGCCGCAG GGCTGGTGTGTAACAGGACCTTTGACCTGTACGCCTGCTGGCCTGATGGACTCCCAGGAACAACTGTCAATGTCTCCTGCCCGTGGTTCCTGCCATGGTACCGCAAAG TTCAGCAGGGTCTGGTCTACAGAGTCTGCAATGAAGAGGGTCAATGGGCGCCAAAGAATACCAGCGAGTGTGAGGACGACCctggtgag CAGCAGTACGGCCGCATCCTCAGTCAGTTACGGATCATGTATACAGTGGGCTACTCGCTCTCCCtgggagctctgctgctggccCTGGGAATCCTCATCACCTTCAG GAAGCTCCACTGTATGAGGAACAACATCCACATGAACCTGTTTGCCTCCTTCATCCTGAGAGCCGTGTCCATCCTGGTCAAAGACGCTCTGCTGACCCTCACACTGGACACCAGGAGCAGCGGCGACAACCGAACACAAGCCTGGATCAACATACCG GCTGTTACGTGGTGTCGAGGCGCCTTGGTGATGATGCAGTACAGCGTGATGGCCAACAACTATTGGCTGTTGGTGGAGGGCATCTACCTGCACAGCCTGCTGGTCATCACCGTGTTCAGCGAGAGGAAGTActtctacatttatctgaccATTGGCTGGG GTGCACCACTCATATTCGTGTTGCCGTGGATCACAGTGAAATATCTGTATGAGAACGATGA gtgctgGGAGAGGAATATTAACATGGGATATTGGTGGATCATTCGTTCTCCTATACTGTTTGCTTACCTG attaacttcttcatattcaTACGAATTATCAAAATCCTGATGTCTAAACTCAGAGCTCATCAGATGAGATACACTGACTACAAGTTCAG ATTAGCCAAATCCACCCTGACTCTCATTCCTCTGCTCGGGATTCACGCCATCCTCTTCACCTTCGTCATCGACGAGTCCGTCCCTAAAGGCTCCATGCTGCGCCTCATTCGCCTCTTCTGTGACCTGCTGTTCAACTCTTTCCAG GGCCTGCTGGTTGCCATTCTTTACTGCTTCGTCAACAAAGAG GTGCAGTCGGAGATGCTGAAAAAGTGGAAGAGGTGGAAGCTGGGCAAGGACATTGATGAGGAGTACCGGCACACCCACAGCCACACGCCGCACGTCAAGAGCGGCAGCATCGCCACCAGCAATCTGCCCTATCTCCATGATAACAACGGCAGCGAACCCAGCGGGGATTCGCCCCCCCTCAACAAAGCTGACGGAGACCCCTCCTGCTCCGCCGCACCTGAGGAGAACCGCCGACTGGTCGTCTCATACAGCAATGGGACGGGGAAAGGCGGGCCCGCCAAGAGCAGACACGCCCTGCAGTTCTCTTTCCTGCCACGGCGAGGCGCCGGCAGTCATGTGAGCACTGCCACAGAGGACGTGTGTCTGGAGGAGAGAATGCAGGGCCGCACATACCCTctggaaggagaggagacaaatgTCTGA
- the gcgrb gene encoding glucagon receptor isoform X2: MSQVCLLLALLMLCSCTKVSSTNSLELVKEQWSGYRNQCLDYINTTPPAAGLVCNRTFDLYACWPDGLPGTTVNVSCPWFLPWYRKVQQGLVYRVCNEEGQWAPKNTSECEDDPGEQYGRILSQLRIMYTVGYSLSLGALLLALGILITFRKLHCMRNNIHMNLFASFILRAVSILVKDALLTLTLDTRSSGDNRTQAWINIPAVTWCRGALVMMQYSVMANNYWLLVEGIYLHSLLVITVFSERKYFYIYLTIGWGAPLIFVLPWITVKYLYENDECWERNINMGYWWIIRSPILFAYLINFFIFIRIIKILMSKLRAHQMRYTDYKFRLAKSTLTLIPLLGIHAILFTFVIDESVPKGSMLRLIRLFCDLLFNSFQGLLVAILYCFVNKEVQSEMLKKWKRWKLGKDIDEEYRHTHSHTPHVKSGSIATSNLPYLHDNNGSEPSGDSPPLNKADGDPSCSAAPEENRRLVVSYSNGTGKGGPAKSRHALQFSFLPRRGAGSHVSTATEDVCLEERMQGRTYPLEGEETNV, from the exons ATGTCCCAGGTGTGTCTCCTCTTGGCCTTGCTTATGCTCTGCAGCTGCACAAAG GTCTCCTCTACTAACTCCCTGGAGCTTGTGAAGGAGCAGTGGAGCGGCTATAGAAACCAGTGCCTGGACTACATCAACACCACGCCCCCCGCCGCAG GGCTGGTGTGTAACAGGACCTTTGACCTGTACGCCTGCTGGCCTGATGGACTCCCAGGAACAACTGTCAATGTCTCCTGCCCGTGGTTCCTGCCATGGTACCGCAAAG TTCAGCAGGGTCTGGTCTACAGAGTCTGCAATGAAGAGGGTCAATGGGCGCCAAAGAATACCAGCGAGTGTGAGGACGACCctggtgag CAGTACGGCCGCATCCTCAGTCAGTTACGGATCATGTATACAGTGGGCTACTCGCTCTCCCtgggagctctgctgctggccCTGGGAATCCTCATCACCTTCAG GAAGCTCCACTGTATGAGGAACAACATCCACATGAACCTGTTTGCCTCCTTCATCCTGAGAGCCGTGTCCATCCTGGTCAAAGACGCTCTGCTGACCCTCACACTGGACACCAGGAGCAGCGGCGACAACCGAACACAAGCCTGGATCAACATACCG GCTGTTACGTGGTGTCGAGGCGCCTTGGTGATGATGCAGTACAGCGTGATGGCCAACAACTATTGGCTGTTGGTGGAGGGCATCTACCTGCACAGCCTGCTGGTCATCACCGTGTTCAGCGAGAGGAAGTActtctacatttatctgaccATTGGCTGGG GTGCACCACTCATATTCGTGTTGCCGTGGATCACAGTGAAATATCTGTATGAGAACGATGA gtgctgGGAGAGGAATATTAACATGGGATATTGGTGGATCATTCGTTCTCCTATACTGTTTGCTTACCTG attaacttcttcatattcaTACGAATTATCAAAATCCTGATGTCTAAACTCAGAGCTCATCAGATGAGATACACTGACTACAAGTTCAG ATTAGCCAAATCCACCCTGACTCTCATTCCTCTGCTCGGGATTCACGCCATCCTCTTCACCTTCGTCATCGACGAGTCCGTCCCTAAAGGCTCCATGCTGCGCCTCATTCGCCTCTTCTGTGACCTGCTGTTCAACTCTTTCCAG GGCCTGCTGGTTGCCATTCTTTACTGCTTCGTCAACAAAGAG GTGCAGTCGGAGATGCTGAAAAAGTGGAAGAGGTGGAAGCTGGGCAAGGACATTGATGAGGAGTACCGGCACACCCACAGCCACACGCCGCACGTCAAGAGCGGCAGCATCGCCACCAGCAATCTGCCCTATCTCCATGATAACAACGGCAGCGAACCCAGCGGGGATTCGCCCCCCCTCAACAAAGCTGACGGAGACCCCTCCTGCTCCGCCGCACCTGAGGAGAACCGCCGACTGGTCGTCTCATACAGCAATGGGACGGGGAAAGGCGGGCCCGCCAAGAGCAGACACGCCCTGCAGTTCTCTTTCCTGCCACGGCGAGGCGCCGGCAGTCATGTGAGCACTGCCACAGAGGACGTGTGTCTGGAGGAGAGAATGCAGGGCCGCACATACCCTctggaaggagaggagacaaatgTCTGA
- the gcgrb gene encoding glucagon receptor isoform X3 — translation MDSQEQLSMSPARGSCHGTAKQGLVYRVCNEEGQWAPKNTSECEDDPGEQQYGRILSQLRIMYTVGYSLSLGALLLALGILITFRKLHCMRNNIHMNLFASFILRAVSILVKDALLTLTLDTRSSGDNRTQAWINIPAVTWCRGALVMMQYSVMANNYWLLVEGIYLHSLLVITVFSERKYFYIYLTIGWGAPLIFVLPWITVKYLYENDECWERNINMGYWWIIRSPILFAYLINFFIFIRIIKILMSKLRAHQMRYTDYKFRLAKSTLTLIPLLGIHAILFTFVIDESVPKGSMLRLIRLFCDLLFNSFQGLLVAILYCFVNKEVQSEMLKKWKRWKLGKDIDEEYRHTHSHTPHVKSGSIATSNLPYLHDNNGSEPSGDSPPLNKADGDPSCSAAPEENRRLVVSYSNGTGKGGPAKSRHALQFSFLPRRGAGSHVSTATEDVCLEERMQGRTYPLEGEETNV, via the exons ATGGACTCCCAGGAACAACTGTCAATGTCTCCTGCCCGTGGTTCCTGCCATGGTACCGCAAAG CAGGGTCTGGTCTACAGAGTCTGCAATGAAGAGGGTCAATGGGCGCCAAAGAATACCAGCGAGTGTGAGGACGACCctggtgag CAGCAGTACGGCCGCATCCTCAGTCAGTTACGGATCATGTATACAGTGGGCTACTCGCTCTCCCtgggagctctgctgctggccCTGGGAATCCTCATCACCTTCAG GAAGCTCCACTGTATGAGGAACAACATCCACATGAACCTGTTTGCCTCCTTCATCCTGAGAGCCGTGTCCATCCTGGTCAAAGACGCTCTGCTGACCCTCACACTGGACACCAGGAGCAGCGGCGACAACCGAACACAAGCCTGGATCAACATACCG GCTGTTACGTGGTGTCGAGGCGCCTTGGTGATGATGCAGTACAGCGTGATGGCCAACAACTATTGGCTGTTGGTGGAGGGCATCTACCTGCACAGCCTGCTGGTCATCACCGTGTTCAGCGAGAGGAAGTActtctacatttatctgaccATTGGCTGGG GTGCACCACTCATATTCGTGTTGCCGTGGATCACAGTGAAATATCTGTATGAGAACGATGA gtgctgGGAGAGGAATATTAACATGGGATATTGGTGGATCATTCGTTCTCCTATACTGTTTGCTTACCTG attaacttcttcatattcaTACGAATTATCAAAATCCTGATGTCTAAACTCAGAGCTCATCAGATGAGATACACTGACTACAAGTTCAG ATTAGCCAAATCCACCCTGACTCTCATTCCTCTGCTCGGGATTCACGCCATCCTCTTCACCTTCGTCATCGACGAGTCCGTCCCTAAAGGCTCCATGCTGCGCCTCATTCGCCTCTTCTGTGACCTGCTGTTCAACTCTTTCCAG GGCCTGCTGGTTGCCATTCTTTACTGCTTCGTCAACAAAGAG GTGCAGTCGGAGATGCTGAAAAAGTGGAAGAGGTGGAAGCTGGGCAAGGACATTGATGAGGAGTACCGGCACACCCACAGCCACACGCCGCACGTCAAGAGCGGCAGCATCGCCACCAGCAATCTGCCCTATCTCCATGATAACAACGGCAGCGAACCCAGCGGGGATTCGCCCCCCCTCAACAAAGCTGACGGAGACCCCTCCTGCTCCGCCGCACCTGAGGAGAACCGCCGACTGGTCGTCTCATACAGCAATGGGACGGGGAAAGGCGGGCCCGCCAAGAGCAGACACGCCCTGCAGTTCTCTTTCCTGCCACGGCGAGGCGCCGGCAGTCATGTGAGCACTGCCACAGAGGACGTGTGTCTGGAGGAGAGAATGCAGGGCCGCACATACCCTctggaaggagaggagacaaatgTCTGA